A single genomic interval of Streptomyces sp. NBC_00663 harbors:
- a CDS encoding FAD-dependent oxidoreductase produces MADSLAPSVLIIGGGTSGNALTVLLRRAGIGVDLVEASPDWKAAAGSGITLQGNALRVLREVGVLDTIVKEGYKAEGVALLAPDGTVLAAHEELRTGGDDLPAHIGMQRPRLQQLLIDEALASGADIRLGTTATAFQQDAEGVDVTFSDGTRRRYDLVVGADGLGSATRRMIGVTDEPRPTGMGIWRAPAPRPTGVRRTEMVYAGRCFIAGYCPTSEDTVYAYLVEPARDRASIDPADFADEMRALSEGYGGAWDEIREALTDPTVVNYTWFDRHLVEGPWHRGRVVLVGDAAHCCPPTLAQGAAMSLEDALVLAELLTRLDDWAAEPLDRLLTAYHARRLPRVRLVVDASVQLGQWLLDGVRDADVPGLMHRTMTALKDLP; encoded by the coding sequence ATGGCTGACAGCCTCGCCCCCTCTGTCCTCATCATCGGCGGAGGCACCTCCGGAAACGCCCTGACGGTACTGCTGCGCCGGGCCGGGATCGGCGTCGACCTCGTCGAGGCGAGCCCCGACTGGAAGGCGGCCGCCGGCTCGGGCATCACCCTTCAGGGCAACGCCCTGCGGGTACTGCGCGAGGTCGGTGTCCTCGACACCATCGTCAAGGAGGGGTACAAGGCCGAGGGCGTCGCCCTCCTCGCCCCCGACGGAACCGTGCTGGCCGCCCACGAGGAACTGCGCACCGGCGGCGACGACCTGCCCGCCCACATCGGCATGCAGCGCCCCCGGCTGCAACAACTCCTGATCGACGAGGCCCTCGCCTCGGGCGCCGACATCCGCCTCGGCACCACGGCCACCGCCTTCCAGCAGGACGCCGAGGGCGTGGACGTCACCTTCTCGGACGGCACGCGCCGCCGCTACGACCTCGTCGTCGGCGCCGACGGCCTCGGCTCCGCCACCCGCCGGATGATCGGCGTCACCGACGAGCCCCGGCCCACCGGGATGGGCATCTGGCGCGCCCCGGCGCCCCGGCCCACCGGGGTTCGCCGCACCGAGATGGTCTATGCCGGCCGGTGCTTCATCGCCGGGTACTGCCCGACCAGCGAGGACACGGTCTACGCGTACCTCGTCGAACCCGCCCGCGACCGGGCCTCGATCGACCCGGCGGACTTCGCCGACGAGATGCGGGCGCTCAGCGAGGGGTACGGCGGCGCGTGGGACGAGATCCGCGAGGCGCTGACCGATCCGACGGTCGTCAACTACACCTGGTTCGACCGGCACTTGGTGGAGGGGCCGTGGCACCGCGGCCGGGTCGTACTGGTCGGCGACGCCGCGCACTGCTGCCCGCCCACGCTCGCCCAGGGTGCCGCGATGTCCCTGGAGGACGCCCTGGTCCTCGCCGAGCTGCTGACCCGCCTGGACGACTGGGCCGCCGAGCCCCTCGACCGGCTCCTCACCGCCTACCACGCCCGGCGGCTGCCCCGGGTACGCCTGGTCGTCGACGCCTCCGTCCAGCTGGGCCAGTGGCTGCTGGACGGGGTGCGCGACGCGGACGTGCCCGGGCTGATGCACCGCACCATGACGGCCCTCAAGGACCTCCCGTGA
- a CDS encoding cyclase family protein — MNRHDPEGAIAEAAKEFSNWGRWGADDVLGTLNFLDEAKRREGAALVRRGVSFSLSQRFDMNGPQKGWRRRTNPVHTMLDTGTDAALGNQGFPHGIGGADDVIAMPLQCSTQWDGLGHIFDHGRAWNGRAAEKVVTSDGDLVTGIEHMAPYVAGRGVLLDVGHVWGTEGELPDSFAVTEEHLTATAEAHGVTVGRGDLVLVRTGQLARVRRDGWGDYAGGPAPGLSFTSAGWLHRTEIAAIATDTWGFEVRPNEFENAFQPLHQVVIPNMGLLVGEMWDLDALAADCADDGVYEFWLTAAPLPITGAVGSPVNPIAIK, encoded by the coding sequence GTGAACCGGCACGACCCCGAGGGCGCGATCGCCGAGGCCGCCAAGGAGTTCTCGAACTGGGGGCGTTGGGGTGCGGACGACGTCCTCGGCACCCTCAATTTCCTCGACGAGGCCAAGCGGCGTGAGGGGGCCGCCCTGGTCCGCCGGGGTGTGAGCTTCTCGCTGTCGCAGCGCTTCGACATGAACGGCCCGCAGAAGGGCTGGCGGCGCCGGACCAACCCCGTCCACACCATGCTGGACACCGGCACCGACGCCGCCCTCGGCAACCAGGGCTTCCCGCACGGCATCGGCGGCGCCGACGACGTGATCGCGATGCCGTTGCAGTGCTCGACCCAGTGGGACGGGCTCGGGCACATCTTCGACCACGGCAGGGCGTGGAACGGGCGGGCGGCCGAGAAGGTCGTCACCTCCGACGGCGACCTCGTCACCGGCATCGAGCACATGGCGCCGTACGTCGCCGGGCGCGGCGTCCTGCTGGACGTCGGTCACGTCTGGGGCACCGAGGGCGAGTTGCCGGACTCCTTCGCCGTCACGGAGGAGCATCTCACCGCGACCGCCGAGGCCCACGGGGTGACCGTCGGCCGCGGTGACCTCGTTCTCGTACGGACCGGACAGCTCGCCCGCGTCAGGCGCGACGGCTGGGGCGACTACGCGGGCGGGCCCGCACCCGGCCTCTCCTTCACCAGCGCCGGCTGGCTGCACCGCACCGAGATCGCCGCGATCGCCACCGACACCTGGGGGTTCGAGGTGCGGCCCAACGAGTTCGAGAACGCCTTCCAGCCGCTGCACCAGGTCGTCATCCCCAACATGGGCCTGCTGGTCGGTGAGATGTGGGATCTCGACGCGCTCGCGGCGGACTGTGCCGACGACGGCGTGTACGAGTTCTGGCTCACCGCCGCCCCGCTCCCCATCACCGGCGCCGTCGGCTCCCCCGTGAACCCGATCGCCATCAAGTAG
- a CDS encoding fumarylacetoacetate hydrolase family protein, whose amino-acid sequence MSTLAQPAGPFALGTFSAPDGAPFPGLLARERVLDLSRALAWAPSDVRAVVERWEEALPLLHRLADADTLDRLPLAGLRVHAPLEPRQIFQSGANYRQHVIDLEVAHRSPDDPRTVEEARAEIAAIMDRRAAEDLPYVFIGLPSTIAGPYDDIVLPQWAEQPDWELELAAVIARPAYRVPVEEALEYVAGYTIANDLTDRATVFRRDMKAIGTDWLRCKNAPGFTPLGPWLVPARSIADPGDLRVTLKLNGDTMQDESTKDMLFGVARLVSYISQTSRLLPGDLVLTGSPAGNGIHWGRLLRDGDVMEGSITGLGAQRTRCVEETG is encoded by the coding sequence ATGTCAACGCTCGCGCAACCTGCCGGCCCCTTCGCCCTCGGCACGTTCTCCGCTCCGGACGGGGCTCCCTTCCCCGGCCTTCTGGCCCGGGAGCGGGTGCTCGACCTGAGCCGGGCCCTGGCCTGGGCGCCGTCCGACGTGCGTGCCGTGGTGGAGCGGTGGGAGGAGGCCCTGCCCCTGCTGCACCGTCTCGCGGACGCCGACACCCTCGACCGGCTGCCGCTGGCGGGTCTGCGTGTGCACGCCCCGCTGGAGCCCCGGCAGATCTTCCAGTCCGGCGCCAACTACCGGCAGCACGTGATCGACCTGGAGGTTGCCCACCGCTCCCCCGACGACCCGCGCACGGTCGAGGAGGCCCGCGCGGAGATCGCCGCGATCATGGACCGCCGGGCCGCCGAGGACCTGCCGTACGTCTTCATCGGCCTGCCGAGCACGATCGCGGGGCCCTACGACGACATCGTCCTCCCGCAGTGGGCCGAGCAGCCCGACTGGGAGCTGGAGCTGGCGGCCGTGATCGCCAGGCCCGCGTACCGGGTGCCGGTCGAGGAGGCACTGGAGTATGTCGCCGGGTATACGATCGCCAACGATCTCACCGACCGGGCGACCGTGTTCCGCCGGGACATGAAGGCCATCGGCACGGACTGGCTGCGCTGCAAGAACGCGCCCGGATTCACACCGCTGGGCCCCTGGCTGGTGCCGGCCAGGTCGATCGCCGACCCGGGTGATCTGCGGGTGACCCTCAAGCTCAACGGCGACACCATGCAGGACGAGTCCACCAAGGACATGCTCTTCGGCGTCGCCCGGCTGGTGTCGTACATCTCGCAGACCTCCCGACTCCTGCCCGGCGACCTGGTGTTGACGGGCAGCCCGGCCGGAAACGGCATCCACTGGGGGCGGTTGCTGCGCGACGGCGACGTCATGGAGGGCTCGATCACCGGTCTCGGTGCGCAGCGCACCCGATGTGTCGAGGAGACCGGGTGA